The Streptomyces laurentii genome contains a region encoding:
- a CDS encoding NADH dehydrogenase subunit K (Catalyzes the transfer of electrons from NADH to quinone;~NADH dehydrogenase subunit K [Mycobacterium tuberculosis F11];~NADH-ubiquinone/plastoquinone oxidoreductase chain 4L; cl00492;~identified by MetaGeneAnnotator; putative), translating into MNPVNYLYLSALLFTIGGVGVLIRRNAIVLFMCVELMLNACNLAFVTFSRMHGNLDGQIIAFFTMVVAAAEVVVGLAIIVSVFRARHSASVDDASLMKL; encoded by the coding sequence GTGAACCCCGTCAACTACCTGTACCTCTCCGCCCTGCTGTTCACTATCGGCGGTGTCGGGGTGCTCATCCGGCGCAACGCGATCGTGCTCTTCATGTGCGTCGAGCTGATGCTCAACGCCTGCAACCTCGCGTTCGTCACCTTCTCCCGAATGCACGGCAACCTCGACGGCCAGATCATCGCCTTCTTCACGATGGTCGTCGCCGCCGCGGAGGTCGTGGTCGGACTCGCGATCATCGTGTCCGTCTTCCGTGCCCGTCACTCGGCCTCGGTCGACGACGCCAGCCTGATGAAGCTGTGA
- a CDS encoding NADH-ubiquinone oxidoreductase chain I (4Fe-4S binding domain; pfam00037;~NADH dehydrogenase subunit I; Provisional;~NADH-ubiquinone oxidoreductase chain I [Streptomyces venezuelae ATCC10712];~identified by MetaGeneAnnotator; putative) translates to MSDFQNPVAGFGVTFKAMFKKRLTEQYPEQQKTTAPRFHGRHQLNRHPDGLEKCVGCELCAWACPADAIYVEGADNTDEERYSPGERYGRVYQINYARCILCGLCIEACPTRALTMTNEFELADSSRENLIYTKEQLLAGLDDVMVDTPHAIYPGMDEQDYYRGLVTEAAPGTVRQVAVSKGEKGEPEGADA, encoded by the coding sequence GTGTCTGATTTCCAGAATCCGGTGGCCGGTTTCGGCGTGACCTTCAAGGCCATGTTCAAGAAGCGGCTGACCGAGCAGTACCCGGAGCAGCAGAAGACCACGGCGCCCCGCTTCCACGGCCGGCACCAGCTCAACCGTCACCCCGACGGTCTGGAGAAGTGCGTCGGCTGCGAGTTGTGCGCGTGGGCCTGCCCGGCCGACGCCATCTACGTGGAGGGCGCCGACAACACCGACGAGGAGCGCTACTCCCCGGGTGAGCGGTACGGGCGGGTGTACCAGATCAACTACGCCCGCTGCATCCTGTGCGGCCTGTGCATCGAGGCGTGTCCCACGCGCGCGCTGACGATGACCAACGAGTTCGAACTGGCCGACTCCTCCCGCGAGAACCTGATCTACACCAAGGAGCAGCTGCTCGCGGGCCTCGACGACGTCATGGTCGACACCCCGCACGCCATCTACCCGGGCATGGACGAGCAGGACTACTACCGGGGCCTGGTCACCGAGGCCGCCCCCGGCACCGTCCGCCAGGTCGCCGTGTCCAAGGGCGAGAAGGGCGAGCCGGAGGGGGCGGACGCATGA
- a CDS encoding NADH dehydrogenase subunit J (Catalyzes the transfer of electrons from NADH to quinone;~NADH dehydrogenase subunit J [Mycobacterium tuberculosis F11];~NADH:ubiquinone oxidoreductase subunit J; Provisional;~identified by MetaGeneAnnotator; putative), protein MSVNPGLDLAANSLAAAAASTTSTGEAFQFWVLGVVAVLGALGTILMRKAVHSALCLAGTMIVLAVFYLANGAYFLGIVQVVVYTGAIMMLFLFVVMLVGVTAADSVKETIKGQRWWAALCGLGFGILLIAGIGNASLKSFNGLGAANSAYGGNVEGLAALVFTKYVFAFEITGALLITATVGAMVLTHRERTERAHTQRELSEQRVREGTHLPPLPAPGVYARHNAVDIAGLLPDGTPAELTVISTLRKRGQIRDVSREAMADLKALEQRSAERLGRGPSDAEGRDLVRDEEEATR, encoded by the coding sequence ATGAGCGTGAACCCCGGCCTCGACCTCGCGGCGAACTCCCTGGCCGCCGCGGCCGCGTCGACCACCTCCACGGGCGAGGCGTTCCAGTTCTGGGTGCTCGGCGTGGTCGCCGTCCTCGGTGCCCTCGGCACGATCCTGATGCGCAAGGCCGTCCACTCGGCGCTGTGCCTCGCCGGCACCATGATCGTCCTGGCGGTCTTCTACCTCGCCAACGGCGCGTACTTCCTCGGCATCGTCCAGGTCGTCGTCTACACCGGCGCGATCATGATGCTGTTCCTCTTCGTCGTCATGCTGGTCGGCGTCACCGCCGCCGACTCGGTGAAGGAGACCATCAAGGGCCAGCGCTGGTGGGCCGCCCTGTGCGGTCTCGGCTTCGGCATCCTGCTGATCGCCGGCATCGGCAACGCCTCGCTGAAGTCGTTCAACGGCCTCGGCGCGGCGAACTCCGCGTACGGCGGGAACGTCGAGGGCCTGGCCGCCCTCGTCTTCACCAAGTACGTCTTCGCCTTCGAGATCACCGGCGCGCTGCTCATCACCGCGACCGTCGGCGCGATGGTCCTCACCCACCGCGAGCGCACCGAACGCGCCCACACCCAGCGCGAGCTGTCCGAGCAGCGCGTACGGGAAGGCACGCACCTGCCACCGCTGCCCGCGCCCGGCGTCTACGCCCGGCACAACGCGGTGGACATCGCCGGTCTGCTGCCCGACGGCACCCCGGCCGAGCTGACCGTGATCTCGACGCTGCGCAAGCGCGGCCAGATCCGGGACGTGTCCCGCGAGGCGATGGCCGACCTGAAGGCGCTGGAACAGCGCTCGGCCGAGCGCCTCGGCCGCGGCCCGAGCGATGCCGAGGGCCGGGACCTGGTCCGGGACGAAGAGGAGGCCACCCGGTGA
- a CDS encoding NADH-ubiquinone oxidoreductase chain N (NADH-Ubiquinone/plastoquinone (complex I), various chains; pfam00361;~NADH-ubiquinone oxidoreductase chain N [Streptomyces venezuelae ATCC10712];~NADH:ubiquinone oxidoreductase subunit N; Provisional;~identified by MetaGeneAnnotator; putative), giving the protein MSSSAVAPAVHTLWTAAAGPVDKIPAPHIEYTQLSPVLIVVGAAVLSVLVEAFVPRRGRHGTQVFLSVLALAAAFAAVVGLAAGGYGSTKAHIAAMGAVAVDGPALFLQGTILLAAILSILTFAERRLDPADGGHRVDSFAAEAAAVPGSEQEKAAVKAGFTTTEVFPLALFAVAGMLVFPAANDLLTLFIALEVFSLPLYLLCALARRKRLISQEAAVKYFLLGAFSSAFLLFGTALLYGYAGSVTYATIADVVSGAVTSADPALAGTMGNDVLLLIGFALVVMGLLFKVGAVPFHMWTPDVYQGAPTPVTGFMAAATKVAAFGALLRLLYVVLPGLTWDWRPVMWAVAIVTMLGGAIVAITQTDIKRLLAYSSIAHAGFILAGVIAATPSGVSSVLFYLAAYSFVTIGAFAVVTLVRDAGGEATHLSKWAGLGRRSPLVAAVFAVFLLAFAGIPLTSGFAGKFAVFKAAADGGAGALVVVGVISSAIAAFFYIRVIVLMFFSEPKADGPTVAVPSGFTSVAITAGVVVTLALGFAPQYFLDLASQAGVFVR; this is encoded by the coding sequence GTGAGTTCCTCCGCCGTCGCACCCGCCGTCCACACCCTGTGGACGGCGGCGGCCGGGCCGGTCGACAAGATCCCGGCCCCCCACATCGAGTACACCCAGCTCTCGCCCGTGCTCATCGTCGTCGGCGCGGCCGTGCTCAGCGTCCTCGTCGAGGCCTTCGTGCCGCGCCGGGGCCGCCACGGGACGCAGGTGTTCCTGAGCGTCCTGGCGCTGGCCGCCGCGTTCGCCGCGGTCGTCGGCCTCGCCGCCGGCGGGTACGGCTCGACCAAGGCGCACATCGCGGCCATGGGCGCCGTCGCCGTCGACGGGCCCGCCCTGTTCCTCCAGGGCACCATCCTGCTGGCCGCGATCCTGTCCATTCTCACCTTCGCCGAGCGGCGCCTCGACCCGGCCGACGGCGGACACCGGGTCGACTCGTTCGCCGCCGAGGCCGCCGCCGTACCCGGCAGCGAGCAGGAGAAGGCGGCCGTCAAGGCCGGCTTCACCACCACCGAGGTCTTCCCGCTCGCCCTGTTCGCGGTCGCCGGCATGCTGGTCTTCCCGGCCGCCAACGACCTGCTGACGCTCTTCATCGCGCTGGAAGTCTTCTCGCTGCCGCTGTACCTGCTCTGCGCCCTCGCCCGCCGCAAGCGGCTGATCTCGCAGGAGGCCGCGGTCAAGTACTTCCTGCTCGGCGCCTTCTCCTCCGCGTTCCTGCTGTTCGGCACGGCGCTGCTGTACGGCTACGCGGGCTCCGTCACATACGCCACCATCGCCGACGTCGTCAGCGGCGCCGTCACCTCGGCGGACCCGGCGCTCGCCGGCACCATGGGCAACGACGTCCTGCTGCTCATCGGCTTCGCGCTGGTGGTGATGGGTCTGCTCTTCAAGGTCGGCGCCGTCCCGTTCCACATGTGGACCCCGGACGTCTACCAGGGCGCCCCGACCCCCGTCACCGGCTTCATGGCCGCCGCGACGAAGGTCGCCGCGTTCGGCGCGCTGCTGCGGCTGCTTTACGTGGTGCTGCCCGGGCTCACCTGGGACTGGCGGCCGGTCATGTGGGCCGTCGCGATCGTCACGATGCTGGGCGGTGCGATCGTCGCCATCACGCAGACCGACATCAAGCGGCTGCTCGCCTACTCGTCGATCGCCCACGCCGGGTTCATCCTGGCCGGTGTCATCGCGGCGACCCCGAGCGGTGTCTCGTCCGTGCTGTTCTACCTGGCCGCGTACTCCTTCGTGACGATCGGCGCCTTCGCCGTCGTCACGCTGGTGCGCGACGCGGGCGGCGAGGCGACGCACCTGTCCAAGTGGGCGGGGCTCGGGCGCCGTTCGCCGCTGGTCGCGGCGGTCTTCGCGGTGTTCCTGCTGGCCTTCGCCGGCATTCCGCTGACCTCGGGCTTCGCGGGCAAGTTCGCGGTGTTCAAGGCGGCGGCGGACGGCGGCGCGGGCGCGCTGGTCGTGGTCGGTGTGATCTCGTCGGCGATCGCCGCGTTCTTCTACATCCGGGTGATCGTGCTGATGTTCTTCAGCGAGCCGAAGGCCGACGGGCCGACGGTCGCGGTGCCGTCGGGCTTCACGTCGGTCGCGATCACGGCGGGTGTCGTGGTCACGCTGGCGCTGGGCTTCGCGCCGCAGTACTTCCTGGACCTGGCGAGCCAGGCGGGCGTGTTCGTGCGATAG
- a CDS encoding NADH-quinone oxidoreductase subunit H (NADH dehydrogenase; cl00469;~NADH-quinone oxidoreductase subunit H [Streptomyces clavuligerus ATCC27064];~identified by MetaGeneAnnotator; putative) codes for MNTPLAAEDLSLFGTDPWWLVLVKAVFCFAFLMVTVLFSIVWERKVVAWMQLRVGPNRHGPWGLLQSLADGVKLMLKEDLIVRRADKLVYVLAPIVAAIPAFMAIAVIPFGPSGNEVSIFGQRTTMQLTDLPIAMLYVLAVASVGIYGIVLAGWSSGSTYPLLGGLRSAAQMISYEIAMGAAFASVFLYSGSMSTSAIVEAQADRWYIVLLPVSFLIYIVTMVGETNRAPFDMPESEGDLVGGFNTEYSSIKFALFMLAEYVNMVTVSAVATTLFLGGWRAPWPVSGFWEGANHGWWPMLWFVLKVQLLLFFFIWLRGTLPRVRYDQLMKLGWKILIPVSVVWLMLVATVRALGNEGYDFRTIVLSVAGAVLAVLLLSFVADVFRDKKAKGEAAEAEREAPFDPMAGGFPVPPKPGQSLPPVPRRRSRGERELIVSGGPDTATASEGEETDRV; via the coding sequence GTGAACACGCCGCTCGCCGCCGAAGACCTCTCCCTGTTCGGCACGGACCCCTGGTGGCTCGTCCTGGTCAAGGCCGTCTTCTGCTTCGCGTTCCTGATGGTGACCGTGCTCTTCTCCATCGTGTGGGAGCGCAAGGTCGTGGCCTGGATGCAGCTGCGCGTCGGCCCCAACCGGCACGGCCCGTGGGGTCTGCTCCAGTCCCTCGCCGACGGCGTCAAGCTGATGCTGAAGGAGGACCTGATCGTCCGCCGCGCGGACAAGCTCGTCTACGTCCTCGCGCCGATCGTGGCCGCCATCCCGGCGTTCATGGCCATCGCCGTCATCCCGTTCGGCCCGTCCGGCAACGAGGTGTCGATCTTCGGCCAGCGCACCACGATGCAGCTGACCGACCTGCCGATCGCGATGCTGTACGTCCTCGCGGTCGCGTCCGTCGGCATCTACGGCATCGTCCTCGCGGGCTGGTCCTCCGGCTCGACGTACCCGCTGCTCGGCGGTCTCCGCTCGGCCGCGCAGATGATCTCGTACGAGATCGCCATGGGCGCCGCGTTCGCCTCCGTCTTCCTCTACTCCGGGTCGATGTCGACCTCGGCGATCGTGGAGGCGCAGGCCGACCGCTGGTACATCGTGCTGCTGCCGGTCTCCTTCCTCATCTACATCGTGACGATGGTGGGCGAGACCAACCGCGCCCCCTTCGACATGCCGGAGTCCGAGGGCGACCTGGTCGGCGGCTTCAACACCGAGTACTCGTCGATCAAGTTCGCGCTGTTCATGCTCGCCGAGTACGTCAACATGGTGACCGTCTCGGCCGTCGCGACCACCCTCTTCCTGGGCGGCTGGCGCGCCCCGTGGCCCGTCTCGGGCTTCTGGGAGGGCGCCAACCACGGCTGGTGGCCGATGCTCTGGTTCGTCCTCAAGGTGCAGCTGCTGCTGTTCTTCTTCATCTGGCTGCGCGGCACCCTGCCCCGGGTCCGCTACGACCAGCTGATGAAGCTGGGCTGGAAGATCCTCATCCCGGTCTCCGTGGTCTGGCTGATGCTGGTCGCCACCGTCCGGGCGCTGGGCAACGAGGGCTACGACTTCCGGACCATCGTCCTGTCGGTCGCCGGCGCCGTCCTCGCGGTGCTGCTGCTGTCCTTCGTGGCGGACGTCTTCCGCGACAAGAAGGCCAAGGGCGAGGCCGCGGAGGCCGAGCGCGAGGCCCCGTTCGACCCGATGGCGGGCGGATTCCCCGTACCGCCCAAGCCAGGACAGTCCCTGCCGCCCGTACCGAGGCGCCGGTCCCGCGGTGAGCGGGAGCTGATTGTCAGTGGTGGCCCCGATACTGCTACCGCGAGTGAGGGAGAGGAGACGGACCGTGTCTGA
- a CDS encoding NADH dehydrogenase subunit L (Catalyzes the transfer of electrons from NADH to ubiquinone;~NADH dehydrogenase subunit L [Mycobacterium tuberculosis F11];~NADH-Ubiquinone oxidoreductase (complex I), chain 5N-terminus; pfam00662;~NADH-Ubiquinone/plastoquinone (complex I), various chains; cl14187;~NADH:ubiquinone oxidoreductase subunit L; Reviewed;~identified by MetaGeneAnnotator; putative), with protein sequence MDNLIALLVAAPLLGAAVLLCGGRRLDKAGHLLGTVMAAASFVIGVVLFVDMLSKSADDRALHQFLFSWIQVGGFQADIAFQLDQLSMTFVLLITGVGTLIHVYSIGYMEHDERRRRFFGYLNLFVAAMLLLVLADNYLLLYFGWEGVGLASYLLIGFWQHKPSAATAAKKAFLVNRVGDMGLSIAIMLMFTTFGTFAFKPVLDAAGDATEGKLTAIGLMLLLAACGKSAQVPLQSWLGDAMEGPTPVSALIHAATMVTAGVYLIVRSADIFNAAPDARLVVTIVGAVTLLFGAIVGCAKDDIKKALAGSTMSQIGYMILAAGLGPIGYVFAIMHLVTHGFFKAGLFLGAGSVMHGMNDEVDMRKFGGLRAYMPVTFVTFGLGYLAIIGFPGLSGFFSKDKIIEAAFAQGGTEGWILGSVTLLGAAITAYYMTRVMLMTFFGEKRWQPDEHGALPHPHESPRSMTLPMILLAVGSVAGGAVFEFSGFVEWLEPVTGFAHGNPPISAGVVTTATIVVMILGVGLAYLQYGRNPVPVVAPRGSLLTRAARRDLLQDDLNHAVFVSGGTHLTRSLVYVDHSLVDGVVNGTAASVGGLSGRLRKLQNGYARSYAVSMFGGAAVLIAVTLLMRAV encoded by the coding sequence GTGGACAACCTCATTGCGCTGCTCGTCGCGGCGCCCCTGCTCGGAGCGGCCGTCCTGCTGTGCGGCGGCCGCCGGCTCGACAAGGCCGGGCATCTGCTCGGCACGGTGATGGCCGCCGCGTCGTTCGTCATCGGTGTCGTCCTGTTCGTCGACATGCTCTCCAAGAGCGCCGACGACCGGGCCCTGCACCAGTTCCTGTTCAGCTGGATCCAGGTCGGGGGCTTCCAGGCGGACATCGCCTTCCAGCTCGACCAGCTGTCGATGACCTTCGTGCTGCTGATCACCGGCGTCGGCACGCTCATCCACGTGTACTCGATCGGGTACATGGAGCACGACGAGCGCCGCCGCCGCTTCTTCGGCTACCTCAACCTGTTCGTCGCGGCGATGCTCCTGCTCGTCCTCGCCGACAACTACCTGCTGCTGTACTTCGGCTGGGAGGGCGTCGGCCTCGCCTCGTACCTCCTCATCGGCTTCTGGCAGCACAAGCCCAGCGCGGCCACCGCCGCGAAGAAGGCGTTCCTGGTCAACCGGGTCGGCGACATGGGCCTGTCGATCGCGATCATGCTGATGTTCACCACCTTCGGAACCTTCGCCTTCAAGCCGGTCCTGGACGCGGCGGGCGACGCGACCGAGGGCAAGCTGACCGCGATCGGCCTCATGCTGCTGCTCGCCGCCTGCGGCAAGTCGGCCCAGGTGCCGCTGCAGTCCTGGCTCGGCGACGCGATGGAGGGCCCGACCCCGGTCTCGGCCCTCATCCACGCCGCCACCATGGTCACCGCCGGCGTCTATCTGATCGTCCGCTCCGCCGACATCTTCAACGCGGCGCCGGACGCCCGGCTCGTCGTCACCATCGTCGGCGCGGTCACGCTCCTCTTCGGTGCGATCGTCGGTTGCGCGAAGGACGACATCAAGAAGGCGCTCGCCGGATCGACGATGTCGCAGATCGGCTACATGATCCTCGCGGCCGGTCTCGGTCCGATCGGCTACGTCTTCGCGATCATGCACCTGGTCACGCACGGCTTCTTCAAGGCCGGGCTCTTCCTCGGCGCCGGTTCGGTCATGCACGGCATGAACGACGAGGTCGACATGCGGAAGTTCGGCGGCCTGCGCGCGTACATGCCGGTCACCTTCGTCACCTTCGGCCTCGGCTATCTCGCGATCATCGGCTTCCCCGGCCTGTCCGGCTTCTTCTCCAAGGACAAGATCATCGAGGCGGCGTTCGCCCAGGGCGGCACCGAGGGCTGGATCCTCGGCTCGGTCACCCTGCTCGGCGCGGCCATCACCGCGTACTACATGACGCGCGTGATGCTGATGACCTTCTTCGGCGAGAAGCGCTGGCAGCCGGACGAGCATGGCGCGCTGCCGCACCCGCACGAGTCGCCCCGCTCGATGACGCTCCCGATGATCCTGCTCGCGGTCGGCTCGGTCGCCGGCGGCGCGGTCTTCGAGTTCAGCGGCTTCGTGGAGTGGCTGGAGCCGGTCACCGGCTTCGCCCACGGCAACCCGCCGATCAGCGCCGGAGTCGTCACCACGGCCACCATCGTCGTGATGATCCTCGGCGTCGGCCTCGCCTATCTCCAGTACGGGCGGAACCCGGTGCCCGTCGTCGCCCCGCGCGGCTCGCTGCTCACCCGGGCCGCCCGCCGCGACCTGCTCCAGGACGACCTGAACCACGCGGTCTTCGTGAGCGGCGGCACCCATCTGACCCGCTCCCTCGTGTACGTGGACCACAGCCTCGTGGACGGGGTGGTCAACGGCACGGCGGCCTCGGTCGGCGGGCTCTCCGGCCGGCTGCGCAAGCTCCAGAACGGCTACGCGCGGTCGTACGCGGTCTCCATGTTCGGAGGCGCGGCGGTGCTCATCGCCGTGACCCTGCTGATGAGGGCGGTGTAA
- a CDS encoding hypothetical protein (identified by MetaGeneAnnotator; putative;~sequence version:1) has product MPRSFLAACGAAALALASPLLLPGSAHAGDNGSVERDLGRAYNATAKYLHEPNAPQDDFLRTDDCKSDPAMGGMGYHYAKLADLGSTDPSRPTALLYATGKNGERHLVGAEWIVRSTGQPAPVMFGRKFDGPFDIAGLGRVFDRHVWLYEENPAGLFARFNPRISCP; this is encoded by the coding sequence ATGCCCCGTTCCTTCCTCGCCGCCTGCGGCGCCGCCGCCCTCGCGCTCGCCTCACCCCTGCTCCTGCCGGGCTCCGCCCACGCGGGCGACAACGGCTCCGTGGAGCGCGACCTGGGACGGGCGTACAACGCCACGGCGAAGTACCTCCACGAACCGAACGCGCCCCAGGACGACTTCCTCCGCACCGACGACTGCAAGTCGGACCCGGCGATGGGCGGCATGGGCTACCACTACGCCAAGCTCGCCGACCTCGGCTCCACCGACCCGTCCCGCCCGACCGCCCTGCTGTACGCGACCGGGAAGAACGGCGAGCGGCACCTGGTCGGGGCAGAGTGGATCGTCCGGAGCACGGGGCAGCCGGCGCCGGTGATGTTCGGCCGGAAGTTCGACGGGCCCTTCGACATCGCGGGCCTCGGCCGGGTCTTCGACCGCCACGTCTGGCTCTACGAGGAGAACCCGGCCGGCCTCTTCGCCCGCTTCAACCCGCGGATCTCCTGCCCGTAA
- a CDS encoding NADH-ubiquinone oxidoreductase chain M (NADH-Ubiquinone/plastoquinone (complex I), various chains; pfam00361;~NADH-ubiquinone oxidoreductase chain M [Streptomyces venezuelae ATCC10712];~NADH:ubiquinone oxidoreductase subunit M; Reviewed;~identified by MetaGeneAnnotator; putative) produces the protein MSFPLLTVTAAVPAVGAILTAAVPAARRTAAKWLALGVSLVTLACAAVVFARFEPGGARYQLTESHSWIKEFGVRYELGVDGIGVALIGLTALLIPFIVLAGWHDADPLETSSSRWRPTQGFFAMILMVEAMVILSFEATDVFLFYILFEAMLIPMYFLIGGFGDRAHTGTDQNAAAQRSYAAVKFLLYNLVGGLIMLAAVIGLYVVAGGFSLPEIIEARANGSLEMAGSTERWLFLGFFFAFAVKAPLWPLHTWLPNAMGEATAPVAVLITAVVDKVGTFAMLRFCLGLFPEASKWATPVIVALALVSIVYGALLAVGQRDIKRLVAYASISHFGFIVLGIFAMTSQGQSGATLYMVNHGISTAALMLVAGFLISRRGSRLIADYGGVQKVAPVLAGTFLIGGLATLSLPGLAPFVSEFLVLVGTFSRYPVAGIIATTGIVLAALYTLVLYQRTMTGPVKEEVKKLPDLRPRELAVVAPLIAVLIFLGVFPKPLTDIVNPSVRHTMSDVQQQDPNPEVEAAK, from the coding sequence ATGTCCTTCCCGCTCCTGACGGTGACGGCAGCGGTGCCGGCGGTTGGTGCGATCCTCACCGCCGCCGTGCCCGCGGCCCGCCGTACCGCCGCCAAATGGCTGGCGCTGGGCGTCTCGCTCGTCACGCTCGCGTGCGCGGCGGTCGTCTTCGCCCGCTTCGAGCCCGGCGGCGCCCGCTACCAGCTCACCGAATCCCACTCCTGGATCAAGGAGTTCGGCGTCCGCTACGAGCTGGGCGTGGACGGCATCGGGGTGGCGCTCATCGGCCTCACCGCGCTGCTGATCCCGTTCATCGTGCTGGCCGGCTGGCACGACGCCGACCCTCTGGAGACGTCGTCCTCCCGGTGGCGGCCCACGCAGGGCTTCTTCGCCATGATCCTCATGGTGGAGGCGATGGTGATCCTCTCCTTCGAGGCCACCGACGTCTTCCTCTTCTACATCCTGTTCGAAGCCATGCTCATCCCGATGTACTTCCTCATCGGCGGCTTCGGCGACCGCGCCCACACCGGCACCGACCAGAACGCGGCGGCCCAGCGCTCGTACGCGGCGGTCAAGTTCCTGCTCTACAACCTGGTCGGCGGCCTGATCATGCTGGCCGCCGTCATCGGTCTGTACGTCGTCGCCGGCGGCTTCTCGCTCCCCGAGATCATCGAGGCGCGGGCGAACGGTTCGCTGGAGATGGCGGGCAGCACCGAGCGCTGGCTGTTCCTCGGCTTCTTCTTCGCCTTCGCGGTGAAGGCGCCGCTGTGGCCGCTGCACACCTGGCTGCCGAACGCGATGGGCGAGGCCACCGCCCCGGTCGCCGTCCTCATCACCGCGGTCGTCGACAAGGTCGGCACCTTCGCGATGCTCCGCTTCTGCCTCGGGCTCTTCCCGGAGGCGTCGAAGTGGGCCACGCCGGTGATCGTCGCCCTCGCGCTCGTCAGCATCGTGTACGGCGCGCTGCTCGCGGTCGGCCAGCGCGACATCAAGCGCCTGGTGGCGTACGCGTCGATCTCGCACTTCGGCTTCATCGTCCTGGGCATCTTCGCGATGACCAGCCAGGGCCAGTCCGGCGCCACGCTCTACATGGTCAACCACGGCATCTCCACGGCCGCCCTGATGCTCGTCGCCGGCTTCCTGATCTCCCGGCGCGGCTCGCGGCTCATCGCCGACTACGGCGGGGTGCAGAAGGTCGCCCCGGTGCTCGCCGGCACCTTCCTGATCGGCGGCCTGGCCACCCTGTCGCTGCCCGGACTCGCCCCGTTCGTCAGCGAGTTCCTGGTCCTGGTCGGCACCTTCTCGCGTTACCCGGTGGCCGGGATCATCGCCACCACCGGCATCGTCCTCGCCGCGCTCTACACCCTCGTCCTCTACCAGCGGACGATGACGGGCCCGGTGAAGGAGGAGGTGAAGAAGCTCCCCGACCTGCGGCCGCGCGAGCTGGCGGTGGTCGCCCCGCTGATCGCCGTCCTCATCTTCCTCGGGGTCTTCCCGAAGCCGCTGACCGACATCGTCAACCCGTCGGTGCGGCACACCATGTCCGACGTCCAGCAGCAGGACCCCAACCCCGAAGTGGAGGCGGCCAAGTGA